In a genomic window of Physeter macrocephalus isolate SW-GA chromosome 14, ASM283717v5, whole genome shotgun sequence:
- the LOC112065965 gene encoding GRB2-related adapter protein-like yields the protein MGPGTPSPPPPLLLTPSLTWREKGLVPGGRGGGRAPAAVGPSEVVCVLSPSYGDQVQHFKVLREASGKYYLWEEKFNSLNELVAFYRTSTIAKKRQVLLRDEEPLAKPPRACFVQAQFDFSAQDPSQLSFRHGDIIEVLERLDPCWWRGRLCGRVGFFPRSYVQPVHL from the exons ATGGGGCCTgggaccccctccccacctcctcctctcctcctgactCCAAGCCTCACCTGGAGAGAAAAAGGCCTGGTTccggggggcaggggtggggggagggccccAGCCGCCGTGGGCCCCTCTGAGGTGGTCTGTGTCCTCTCCCCTAGCTACGGGGACCAGGTGCAGCATTTCAAGGTGCTGCGTGAGGCCTCGGGGAAGTACTACCTGTGGGAGGAGAAGTTCAACTCTCTGAACGAGCTGGTCGCCTTCTACCGGACCAGCACCATCGCCAAGAAGCGGCAGGTCCTCCTGCGGGACGAGGAGCCCCTGGCCAAG CCGCCCCGGGCCTGCTTTGTCCAGGCCCAGTTTGACTTCTCAGCCCAGGACCCCTCCCAGCTCAGCTTCCGCCACGGTGACATCATCGAGGTCCTGGAGCGCCTTGACCCCTGCTGGTGGCGAGGCCGTCTCTGCGGGCGTGTCGGCTTCTTCCCGCGGAGCTACGTCCAGCCGGTGCACCTGTGA